In one window of Catellicoccus marimammalium M35/04/3 DNA:
- a CDS encoding deoxyribonuclease IV, translated as MYIGSHVSMKGKEMFIGSVNEASSYGSTAMMIYTGAPQNTRRKELAELKIEEGTKLRLENQIMAPVVHAPYIVNLANDKDKEKQQFAIDFLSKEMQRAAALGAEHVCLHPGSHVGLGVEKGIENIVYGLNQVLTSEEGPKIALETMAGKGTELGRNFDELAQMIAGVNHPERISITLDTCHLNDAGYDVKNHFSDVLAEFDDKIGIDKIGVVHVNDSKNELGAGKDRHENIGFGTIGFDALYEVVHEPRFAHLPKILETPYVGKDKKTAVAPYKKEIEMLKSGNFDANWRDKYQ; from the coding sequence ATGTATATTGGATCTCATGTTTCCATGAAAGGAAAAGAAATGTTTATTGGTTCTGTCAATGAGGCAAGTTCTTATGGCAGTACAGCAATGATGATTTATACAGGAGCGCCACAAAATACACGCCGTAAAGAATTAGCAGAACTAAAAATTGAAGAAGGTACAAAATTACGCTTAGAAAATCAAATTATGGCACCTGTTGTCCATGCTCCTTATATTGTTAACTTAGCGAATGATAAAGATAAAGAAAAACAACAATTTGCGATTGATTTTTTATCTAAAGAGATGCAACGAGCTGCAGCCTTAGGGGCAGAACATGTATGCCTACACCCAGGAAGTCATGTTGGTCTAGGAGTAGAAAAAGGAATTGAAAACATCGTTTATGGATTAAATCAGGTGTTAACTTCAGAAGAAGGACCTAAAATTGCTCTAGAAACAATGGCTGGAAAGGGAACTGAATTAGGTCGTAATTTTGATGAATTGGCACAAATGATTGCAGGTGTAAATCATCCAGAACGTATTAGTATTACACTAGATACTTGTCACTTGAATGATGCAGGTTATGATGTAAAAAATCATTTCTCTGATGTATTAGCGGAGTTTGATGATAAAATCGGAATTGATAAAATTGGTGTCGTTCACGTGAATGATTCTAAAAATGAATTGGGAGCAGGAAAAGATCGACATGAAAATATTGGATTTGGAACGATTGGTTTTGATGCATTATATGAAGTTGTTCATGAGCCAAGATTTGCACATTTGCCAAAAATCTTAGAAACTCCATATGTTGGAAAAGATAAAAAAACCGCTGTTGCCCCATACAAGAAGGAAATTGAAATGCTAAAAAGTGGGAACTTTGATGCCAACTGGAGAGACAAATATCAATAA
- a CDS encoding YneF family protein, translated as MSTGMVVLIAVIALIAGTIIGVMVTRSAVKKQLEQNPPLNEDMLRMMMMQMGRKPSETQIHQMMQNLRNQARKANSKKK; from the coding sequence ATGAGTACAGGAATGGTTGTCCTAATCGCAGTAATTGCGTTAATCGCAGGGACAATTATTGGTGTGATGGTAACACGTTCTGCAGTGAAAAAGCAATTAGAACAAAATCCACCATTAAATGAAGATATGTTACGTATGATGATGATGCAAATGGGTCGTAAACCATCAGAAACTCAAATTCATCAAATGATGCAAAACTTACGTAATCAAGCACGCAAAGCAAATAGCAAAAAGAAATAA